A stretch of the Theileria equi strain WA chromosome 1, complete sequence genome encodes the following:
- a CDS encoding hypothetical protein (encoded by transcript BEWA_030340A): MGTITVDIWRKCSGKCKCSGISRIHVIAKAGDVASTGYGFSTHAATEGNTLKTSWKGNELERTNGIRESFRDLNSITTYYHTKYDGLHGFINRPLLVRVKRSPNKVYWYENAGHYLNVKWRRINDTNNYPEENSYIIIDNFKDKLDTLACDLYGLHGIYIDYDARYNFKCELCSKELNVNVRLESISQSFTKYKRYKYENLENASVLVYKGNKLKYLKQPRYAKAYYHQIPVDEDNYSYIGVYYWDADNDRNNPLMVEIATISGVTFWFENISKPDKEGNLRHDKWRLLPFKDNNLPNFHERLNALNCIYNKTVQINVGAKNCHDSKYATLHKVIMRSSYEEAKRTSRVFYTYSYESTRDVNESFNISNVAIDGINQTFSDKDFPFTNVRKFKAYVSPCDNKKPFLIYEERENQDNKWYGRRDNNGNWDKYPHLGKDLPEQVSHKIASVFDTVNSNGWIKKCYMRDSKSGVQLDITTMPNQGGHTTSYDDGTTSIIVTKTEKFPVNGFFGNLHKPTKVPFRLKQWLGGNHNLANPVPDVSEVTAYFWEGNLNRPVIIHVQKGTEKRYYSKGNGAGYSWLYERNNGKDLLNLLDHFNCENNDAIPIELTKPNDLSNFNKDSSLRCIGHTRNVISEPNPQPSLPKGTDYLLESYKITGGKKHISRVTYGGMDTNIPTYTANISHLRIYKWTGSDNPLLVEFKPTTGDSTWYENISKREPYTEWRKIEAIASKDFYDSNINGLTQKLTEKLDEINCTVNTTVQIQLDIMESPKTYCHNHLHKILVAPEPSGITEFEAFSHTPRYGSHFHVSSFKHDENKITDQNANLIGNFKHVKKVIVYFSRCYNKPLLFCINYSDGRDHKWYGRVDESNSKAWVIAERLDNKAPNQAHRGEIKNVGTIKHDQNISCISGIENARNKNVKKEHKKAETSRQPSSEQVQALGEVDASDEDGSDRDEEKKDLEGELGDILDQDIDDLLNDEEPEDEEAKEITQVVLRPAPGGILDKALQKITAPPGVIIDVQKNVTGQGVRSTTYGGTLGQDVNLEKSENTPYGFAKFKHTKNSSDGKSFSIREVQYNNQRIDGIKIDLGTKVKHVSVWYWTGDGNNSQPLLVEIEKEDDEVVYYESTATGGFNWVKYKEYSASLKYEVIEKELDYLNCKHNSVVVMDLSLDNSTRHTSGINNRYCCGKKHSNGQRVTVDKHKVSCKKHPKSNHLKYYKHDFTLGTTLSKIKYYENTSADTPRKRIEISGLDLPTKLSAKVTVYAFYCTGNDPKIIYVDYSGRQGVNGWYQKGAGDESQWVNVSSMVKDIIPNNIKDCGDIGFNQLVTALKNAGGCDYSKCKESTQSLYTGAEDIEEEKKKRDVGPYTVDRASEAKEVFSKELFNDIATTAAYYGLGGLDTALQRFISFVKSNKDTPKSRAERESGKGDEKSVQEVKHTPVDDDTSKFCGAPQCGTEDITKEGENGTPTGLSVPQGLEGSGKDAQEQQYPRTRSDFEDSREILQRQGKAEERKRVEEVSEKDNVQPAHSPIATPSASETPQPAKIFGLELASAAGIGSAFGVSSGTLAGAGATFFGGWKLYNRYKGDPWVRQI, translated from the coding sequence atgGGTACAATAACAGTAGACATATGGAGAAAATGTAGTGGAAAGTGTAAGTGTTCAGGAATAAGTCGTATCCATGTGATCGCCAAAGCAGGAGATGTAGCATCTACGGGTTATGGGTTTTCTACCCATGCAGCTACTGAAGGTAACACACTCAAAACAAGTTGGAAAGGCAATGAACTTGAAAGAACGAATGGAATCCGTGAGTCATTTAGAGATCTAAACTCCATAACTACTTACTATCatacaaaatatgatgGTCTACATGGTTTTATAAATAGACCTCTTCTCGTAAGGGTTAAAAGATCTCCTAATAAGGTCTACTGGTATGAGAATGCAGGTCACTATCTCAATGTTAAGTGGAGGAGGATTAATGATACGAATAATTATCCTGAAGAAAACAGCTATATCATAATTGATAATTTCAAGGACAAACTCGATACATTAGCATGTGATTTGTACGGGTTACATGGAATATATATAGATTATGATGCGAGATACAACTTTAAATGTGAGTTGTGCTCTAAGGAGTTGAATGTAAACGTTAGGTTAGAAAGCATTAGTCAAAGTTTTACCAAATACAAAAGGTACAAGTATGAAAATCTTGAAAATGCTTCAGTACTTGTGTATAAGGGAAATAAACTTAAATATCTTAAACAACCAAGGTATGCAAAAGCGTACTATCATCAAATTCCAGTTGATGAGGATAACTATAGTTACATAGGagtctactactgggatgCTGATAATGATCGCAATAATCCCCTTATGGTAGAGATTGCAACAATTTCTGGAGTAACATTCTGGTTTGAGAATATCAGTAAACCTGACAAAGAAGGGAATCTGAGGCATGATAAGTGGAGGTTATTACCTTTCAAGGATAAcaatcttccaaattttcatGAAAGGCTCAATGCTTTGAACTGCATATACAACAAAACTGTTCAGATAAACGTTGGAGCCAAGAACTGCCACGATTCAAAGTATGCTACTCTGCACAAGGTAATAATGAGAAGTTCATATGAAGAGGCCAAAAGAACATCCCGTGTTTTTTATACATATTCATATGAATCAACTAGGGATGTAAATGAGTCATTTAACATATCTAACGTTGCTATAGATGGTATAAATCAAACATTCTCCGATAAAGATTTTCCATTCACAAATGTTAGGAAATTCAAAGCATATGTTTCTCCATGCGATAACAAGAAACCCTTTCTTATCTATGAGGAACGTGAAAACCAAGATAATAAGTGGTATGGGAGAAGGGATAACAATGGTAATTGGGATAAATATCCTCACTTAGGCAAAGATCTACCTGAGCAGGTTTCACACAAGATTGCTAGTGTCTTTGATACAGTAAATAGTAATGGTTGGATTAAGAAATGCTACATGAGAGATTCAAAGTCAGGGGTTCAGCTCGACATCACAACTATGCCTAACCAAGGAGGGCATACTACTTCTTATGATGATGGAACAACATCCATAATTGTGACTAAGACAGAGAAGTTTCCTGTGAATGgattttttggaaatctACATAAACCTACTAAGGTACCATTCAGATTAAAACAATGGTTGGGTGGTAACCATAATTTGGCGAATCCAGTTCCAGATGTAAGTGAAGTTACAGCATACTTTTGGGAAGGTAACCTTAATAGACCAGTTATTATTCATGTTCAAAAAGGAACAGAAAAAAGATATTATAGCAAAGGTAATGGAGCAGGTTATTCCTGGCTATATGAAAGAAACAATGGTAAAGAtcttttaaatcttcttgATCATTTCAATTGTGAGAACAATGATGCGATCCCTATAGAGTTAACAAAACCGAATGATTTATCAAACTTTAATAAGGATTCTTCCCTAAGATGTATAGGTCATACGAGAAATGTAATCTCTGAACCGAATCCCCAACCATCTCTTCCAAAGGGTACGGATTACCTTTTAGAGTCTTACAAGATTACTGGAGGCAAAAAACATATATCTAGAGTAACatatggaggaatggaTACTAACATTCCTACTTATACTGCTAACATTTCTCATCTTAGGATTTATAAATGGACAGGTTCTGATAATCCTCTTCTCGTTGAGTTCAAGCCTACTACTGGAGATTCTActtggtatgaaaatatCAGTAAAAGAGAGCCATAtacagaatggagaaagATTGAGGCAATAGCCTCCAAAGACTTTTATGATTCAAATATAAACGGTCTAACTCAAAAGCTCACGGAAAAACTAGATGAGATAAATTGCACAGTAAATACTACAGTACAAATTCAGCTGGATATTATGGAAAGTCCTAAGACATATTGTCACAACCACCTACATAAGATTTTAGTTGCTCCAGAACCTTCTGGTATTACAGAATTTGAAGCGTTTTCTCATACCCCTCGTTATGGTTCCCACTTTCATGTTTCCTCTTTTAAGCACGATGAAAACAAGATTACGGATCAAAACGCCAACCTTATAGGAAATTTTAAGCATGTAAAGAAAGTTATAGTTTACTTTTCCAGATGTTATAATAAACCTTTATTATTCTGCATTAATTATAGTGACGGAAGAGATCATAAGTGGTACGGGAGAGTGGATGAGAGTAATAGCAAAGCATGGGTCATAGCAGAAAGGCTCGATAACAAAGCTCCAAATCAAGCTCATCGAGGTGAAATCAAGAATGTAGGAACTATCAAACACGACCAGAATATTAGCTGTATAAGTGGGATAGAAAATGCAAGGAATAAAAACGTAAAGAAAGAGCATAAGAAGGCAGAAACTTCAAGACAACCTAGTTCAGAGCAAGTACAAGCACTTGGAGAAGTAGATGCttctgatgaagatggaTCAGAtagagatgaagaaaaaaagGACCTTGAAGGTGAACTTGGTGATATTTTGGATCAGGATATAGATGACTTATTgaatgatgaagaaccagaagatgaagaagcGAAAGAAATTACACAAGTTGTTCTTAGACCTGCTCCTGGTGGGATATTGGATAAAGCTTTGCAAAAAATAACTGCTCCACCTGGTGTTATAATAGACGTACAGAAAAATGTTACTGGGCAAGGGGTTAGATCTACTACATATGGAGGTACCCTGGGACAAGatgtaaatttggaaaagtcTGAGAATACCCCTTATGGTTTTGCCAAGTTTAAGCATACAAAGAATAGTAGTGATGGAAAATCTTTCTCTATTAGAGAAGTACAATATAACAATCAAAGAATCGATGGTATAAAAATTGACCTCGGTACTAAAGTTAAGCACGTTTCTGTTTGGTACTGGACTGGGGATGGTAATAATAGTCAGCCTCTTTTGGTAGAAATtgagaaggaagatgatgaagtTGTTTACTATGAAAGCACTGCAACTGGTGGATTTAATTGGgttaaatataaagaatatagTGCTTCACTCAAATATGAAGTTATAGAGAAGGAACTAGATTATCTTAACTGTAAACACAATAGTGTTGTTGTAATGGATCTATCCCTGGACAATTCTACAAGGCACACCAGTGGTATAAATAATAGATATTGTTGTGGTAAAAAGCATAGTAATGGCCAAAGGGTCACTGTTGATAAACATAAAGTTTCTTGTAAAAAACATCCTAAATCAAACCACCTTAAATACTACAAGCATGATTTTACCTTAGGAACTACGCTTTCAAAGATTAAGTATTACGAGAATACTAGTGCTGACACtccaaggaagagaatagagatTTCTGGCCTTGACTTACCTACAAAACTGTCAGCAAAAGTTACAGTTTATGCATTCTATTGTACAGGGAATGACCCCAAAATAATCTACGTGGACTATAGTGGTAGACAAGGTGTCAATGGTTGGTACCAGAAAGGTGCTGGTGATGAATCTCAATGGGTAAATGTTTCTAGTATGGTCAAGGACATAATACCTAATAATATCAAGGACTGTGGTGACATTGGCTTTAACCAACTTGTGACTGCACTAAAGAATGCAGGCGGTTGTGACTATTcaaaatgtaaagagtCTACTCAATCCTTATATACAGGTGCTGAGGATattgaggaagaaaaaaagaaaagggATGTTGGTCCGTATACTGTTGATCGTGCTAGCGAAGCTAAAGAAGTATTTAGTAAAGAACTATTTAATGATATAGCTACAACTGCTGCTTATTACGGGCTAGGTGGACTAGATACGGCTCTTCAACGATTTATATCATTTGTCAAATCTAACAAAGATACTCCTAAAAGTAGGGCTGAGAgagaatctggaaaagGTGACGAAAAGAGTGTTCAAGAAGTTAAACATACTCCTGTAGATGATGATACTAGTAAATTTTGCGGAGCTCCACAATGTGGTACTGAAGATATAACTAAAGAAGGTGAAAATGGTACTCCTACTGGTCTTTCTGTACCTCAAGGGCTTGAAGGATCTGGTAAAGATGCTCAAGAACAACAATATCCACGGACACGTTCTGATTTTGAAGATAGTAGAGAAATACTACAAAGGCAAGGCAAAGCTGAGGAACGTAAGAGGGTAGAGGAAGTATCTGAGAAAGATAATGTTCAACCTGCTCATTCTCCTATCGCTACTCCTTCTGCTTCTGAAACTCCTCAACCTGCTAAAATTTTTGGTCTTGAACTTGCTTCTGCTGCTGGTATAGGATCAGCCTTCGGTGTCtcctctggtactcttgccggagctggcgcaacattttttggaggatggaaactctataaccgctataagggagatccttgggttagacagatttga
- a CDS encoding signal peptide-containing protein (encoded by transcript BEWA_030350A): protein MELPGVFLLLLGLFLGVHAKKNLTLDISNIDETHVVSTEITFSDSSLYTYKVIPDVFVTDIVYGETAVWKYADDGYEFLNAFLVSSNNSPSIIHVILENAEKVQKLISSMLVNGKWVPLDANAKALLTSALGTLSSQTKNAESKTSGIVATVKTLKPQNVQDFDLFFTFDVSKTDKSHLFNVGNYRASGLGLTIYNPKPTSHIVGIVDGSDIMWQKSAKDEECGDICLYSKSGEVIFADILLTQNNVTYFLCFEKTENGWKEIPESEFRVKIIAHSTPGFVFDISLGLANSREVINKHLVEERRDTGNLSYVIYRPKENVIVSGLVDGKLPIWSRKSSDEECVDIVLHASGGDFMAAIIIVMKTADYDTFFYKKNGNSWIKVNEREYEAFLSILKNGQVAIPAGSDIAVYTARPAEDEFIELDISNQEDSDAFQVIDYTTSSAIVTALFVPNEGYTVSNVSDDGELVWTPKLHEKCAKVLLHNSINEDLLMHVTSNTGSEYFFVKANGELWKEISKTEFGSLFHNAKFVDVELDMTVKVNRNRFEVFEAVNGEKDVVTYVPKTGYRISKVVHGTVSIWEKSPDQECTGVTLISKNGTALDARLIILDTKVGTIRYNKHITLEDAVEETEEPVSPSKAVTLEHHEPLAIEYPVQKSDSEMVKATEKLEHVIEKTYREVEGATLDLNMCVSDANIDVINTAATGKSFTLFNSVSKVPITTVVDGDFTIWRSINGAYCLSASTLIVDGKPALVELFIKDLTSVSRVHFAKLYYTWANVSEKSFTASVERLTAGQEEKHQVKEDSFHVAPVLASLVFLFFAVSA, encoded by the coding sequence ATGGAGCTCCCGGGCGTCTTTCTTTTATTGTTGGGACTATTTCTTGGCGTACATGCCAAAAAGAATTTAACTCTTGATATATCAAACATCGACGAAACTCATGTCGTATCTACTGAAATCACATTCTCAGACTCATCCTTGTATACTTATAAAGTCATTCCCGACGTTTTCGTAACAGATATCGTCTATGGCGAAACTGCCGTGTGGAAATACGCCGACGATGGCTACGAATTTTTGAATGCGTTCCTCGTCAGTTCAAACAACTCCCCATCAATCATTCACGTCATCTTGGAGAACGCCGAAAAGGTGCAAAAGTTGATTTCTTCTATGCTCGTAAATGGAAAGTGGGTTCCACTCGATGCCAATGCAAAGGCACTGCTCACATCAGCACTCGGAACCCTGTCTTCACAAACCAAAAATGCAGAGTCCAAGACATCTGGCATAGTCGCCACTGTAAAAACACTCAAGCCCCAAAATGTACAGGATTTTGACCTCTTCTTCACATTTGATGTCTCCAAGACCGATAAATCACACTTGTTCAATGTAGGAAACTACAGGGCATCTGGCCTCGGATTGACCATCTACAACCCAAAGCCAACTTCACACATTGTTGGAATAGTCGATGGCAGTGATATCATGTGGCAAAAGTCAGccaaagatgaagagtgTGGAGACATCTGTCTCTACTCCAAGTCCGGAGAGGTCATCTTCGCGGACATACTCTTGACTCAAAACAACGTAACCTACTTTTTGTGTTTTGAAAAGACGGAAAATGGCTGGAAGGAAATTCCAGAAAGCGAATTCCGCGTCAAGATTATTGCTCATAGCACCCCGGGATTCGTCTTTGACATCTCCCTCGGTCTTGCAAACTCCAGGGAGGTCATTAATAAACACCTCGTTGAGGAAAGAAGAGATACCGGAAATCTCTCCTACGTCATTTACAGACCAAAGGAAAACGTAATCGTCTCCGGCCTGGTCGATGGCAAGCTGCCAATATGGTCCAGAAAGTCGTCTGACGAGGAATGTGTGGACATTGTTCTGCATGCATCCGGCGGAGATTTCATGGCTGCCATAATCATCGTCATGAAGACTGCAGATTATGACACGTTCTTTTATAAAAAGAATGGCAATTCCTGGATCAAAGTTAATGAGAGGGAATACGAAGCCTTCCTCAGCATTCTCAAAAACGGCCAGGTGGCCATACCAGCTGGCAGTGATATTGCCGTCTACACTGCTCGACCTgcagaggatgaattcaTCGAGTTGGACATCTCAAACCAAGAAGATTCGGATGCTTTTCAGGTAATTGACTACACAACTTCATCGGCCATTGTTACCGCTCTCTTTGTTCCAAACGAGGGCTACACTGTCTCAAATGTCTCTGATGATGGCGAACTCGTCTGGACTCCAAAGTTGCACGAAAAATGCGCAAAGGTCCTACTTCACAACTCAATCAACGAGGACCTCCTCATGCACGTCACCAGCAATACTGGCAGTGAGTACTTTTTCGTAAAGGCCAATGGTGAGTTGTGGAAGGAAATCTCAAAGACTGAATTCGGCTCCCTCTTCCACAACGCCAAGTTCGTTGACGTTGAGCTCGACATGACTGTAAAGGTAAACAGGAACAGATTCGAGGTCTTTGAAGCCGTGAATGGCGAAAAGGATGTCGTAACCTACGTTCCAAAGACCGGATACAGAATCTCAAAGGTTGTCCATGGAACCGTGAGCATTTGGGAAAAATCTCCAGACCAGGAATGCACCGGTGTCACACTCATCTCCAAGAACGGCACCGCCCTCGATGCTCGTCTCATCATCTTGGACACCAAAGTGGGCACCATTAGGTACAATAAGCACATTACCTTGGAGGATGCCGTTGAGGAGActgaagaaccagtaagtcCCTCCAAGGCTGTAACTTTGGAGCATCACGAGCCTCTTGCCATTGAGTACCCAGTTCAGAAGAGCGATTCGGAGATGGTCAAGGCTACCGAGAAGCTTGAACATGTCATTGAAAAGACCTATAGGGAAGTTGAGGGCGCAACTCTGGACCTTAACATGTGCGTCTCGGATGCCAATATTGATGTCATTAATACAGCCGCCACTGGCAAATCATTCACTCTCTTTAACTCCGTATCAAAGGTTCCAATCACTACCGTCGTAGATGGAGATTTTACCATATGGAGGAGCATCAATGGAGCCTATTGTCTCTCCGCCTCCACCTTGATTGTAGATGGAAAACCAGCTCTGGTTGAATTGTTCATCAAGGATCTAACATCCGTCTCACGAGTGCATTTTGCAAAGCTCTACTATACCTGGGCAAATGTCAGTGAGAAGAGCTTCACTGCGAGCGTCGAAAGACTCACAGCAGGACAAGAAGAGAAACACCAAGTCAAGGAAGACTCCTTCCACGTTGCTCCAGTCTTAGCATCACTTGtctttttgttttttgCAGTCTCCGCCTAA
- a CDS encoding hypothetical protein (encoded by transcript BEWA_030360A), with protein MIELDIQTLEKVEFGRTLLAKLRFTRILQMQMLLNLEHSRPTMKSHIDYNVLKQRHVVFVKKLEEFAVARPFYGINGKLDKVLQCSNVLLRTIEMP; from the coding sequence ATGATCGAGTTGGACATTCAGACGCTGGAAAAGGTGGAATTTGGACGGACGCTCTTGGCGAAGCTCAGGTTCACGAGAATCCTGCAGATGCAAATGCTCCTGAATCTAGAGCACTCTCGACCGACCATGAAGTCGCACATTGACTACAACGTGCTAAAACAGCGTCACGTTGTATTTGTCAAAAAACTGGAGGAGTTTGCGGTTGCAAGGCCATTTTACGGAATCAATGGGAAGCTCGACAAAGTCCTACAGTGCTCCAATGTCCTTTTGAGGACAATTGAAATGCCATAG
- a CDS encoding hypothetical protein (encoded by transcript BEWA_030370A) — protein MTDCTTNRYSSFLYVVVDIFNKNGYNHKCGYTIKPKVKLGDPRKEFKTYIHSLPAWGFNELFYYVGRIDYNKSEQNGFRHITSCHTDVVVYYWGHDEDNLCPLLIRLTRGSWFSYYYEYYIPTGIGSNEWKKYGIAKNVYSGLTKIVNDDVFKKVVTLNLSKTSGTYAFDGTDNSSINTGVRIQVTGPENKPSADYKKFTHRLESGESMRILGTKHNNEFINFKDSVIQTPYYHAHVYYATTDGDYAKPLILELGISSDTYYRLDGEKWVKDTSIKSGNLETHLQNFSGAHIIEISQKGQYNCSSPGCSQNIQVTPEDNTYNYTRQRHHLQGNRPFSVSSFIGSNSTVQTGLSSPTNVTEVNVFWYPKDNIPKPLLIFYGSRVTRKCFKKVRGNDNTWEEALGDDKPKSADDHDKIKKLLTEKESTQVTIKLDQVSSSSETSYTSGNATIEIKTGAADVSGFSQITHTAKDNERFRVTQVEHNGTQLTGIDSDKPLGSFSVFYANSDTKHEKPLLVGLEIKEDTKTTHEYYKRPDGNAPTWTKIERKEKEEKETEDEDTTELNEDTLKPILDELKSVHISESSNVGTIAGGVTGGLGVTGGLVGVTIWKWPSIMSFLITRL, from the coding sequence atgaCAGATTGTACTACTAACAGATACAGTTCGTTTCTATATGTAGTCgttgatattttcaataAGAATGGGTATAATCATAAGTGTGGCTACACGATAAAACCTAAGGTGAAACTCGGAGATCCAAGGAAGGAATTCAAAACATACATACACTCCTTACCAGCCTGGGGATTTAATGAACTGTTTTATTATGTAGGTAGAATCGACTACAATAAATCTGAACAAAATGGGTTTCGACACATTACTTCTTGTCATACGGATGTTGTAGTCTACTATTGGGGTcatgatgaagataatcTATGCCCCTTACTCATTAGACTTACGAGAGGATCTTGGTTCTCTTATTACTATGAATACTACATTCCTACGGGGATAGGTTCTAACGAGTGGAAAAAATATGGTATAGCCAAGAATGTATATAGCGGACTTACAAAGATTGTTAATGATGATGTTTTTAAAAAGGTAGTTACTCTAAACCTCAGCAAGACTAGCGGAACATATGCATTTGATGGTACGGATAACTCATCCATAAATACAGGTGTTAGGATACAAGTTACTGGACCAGAAAATAAACCCTCTGCGGATTATAAGAAATTTACTCACCGTCTTGAGAGTGGTGAATCAATGAGGATACTTGGAACAAAACATAATAATGAGTTTATCAACTTCAAAGATTCTGTTATACAAACACCATACTATCATGCCCATGTCTACTATGCAACTACCGATGGTGATTATGCTAAACCCCTAATTCTGGAACTTGGCATCAGTAGTGACACCTACTACAGATTAGATGGTGAGAAGTGGGTTAAAGATACTAGTATAAAGTCTGGTAATCTAGAAACGCATCTTCAAAATTTCAGTGGAGCACATATAATAGAGATCTCCCAGAAGGGGCAATATAACTGTAGTTCCCCTGGTTGTAGTCAGAATATTCAAGTAACACCCGAAGATAACACTTACAATTATACTAGACAAAGACATCACCTTCAGGGAAATAGACCATTCTCTGTCTCCTCCTTTATTGGAAGTAACTCAACTGTTCAAACAGGtctttcttctccaacTAATGTGACTGAAGTAAACGTCTTTTGGTATCCTAAGGATAACATCCCTAAGCCACTCCTAATTTTCTATGGATCTAGAGTAACTAGAAAGTGTTTTAAGAAGGTTAGAGGTAATGATAATACTTGGGAGGAAGCGCTTGGAGATGATAAGCCTAAAAGTGCTGATGACCACGATAAGATTAAGAAGCTCCTTACAGAAAAAGAATCTACACAAGTTACCATTAAACTTGACCAGgtatcttcatcatctgaAACTAGCTATACATCTGGTAATGCAACTATTGAGATTAAGACCGGTGCTGCTGATGTAAGTGGTTTCTCACAAATTACACATACTGCCAAAGATAACGAGAGGTTTAGGGTAACGCAAGTTGAACATAATGGTACTCAACTTACTGGTATAGACTCTGATAAACCTCTTGGTAGTTTTTCAGTATTCTATGCTAATTCAGACACTAAACATGAAAAGCCACTTCTTGTTGGACTGGAAATTAAAGAGGATACTAAAACTACTCATGAGTATTATAAGAGGCCCGATGGTAATGCACCTACATGGACTAAAATTGAGAGGAAggaaaaagaggaaaaagaaactgaagatgaagatacAACAGAACTGAATGAAGATACATTAAAGCCTATACTTGATGAGCTTAAGAGTGTACATATTTCTGAGTCATCTAATGTAGGTACTATAGCCGGTGGTGTTACAGGAGGCCTAGGAGTTACCGGAGGTCTCGTCGGTGTTACTATATGGAAATGGCCTTCTATAATGTCGTTTCTAATAACTCGTCTGTAA